The DNA segment CTTCGACATGGATTTCCGCAAGTTCATGGAAGTGGCGCCATGGCAGCCCGCGCGAATCGGCGCATACTTCTACGATGGCGGCCACTCATTCGCCGATCAGTACGACGGCTTGCGCTGCGCGTTGCCGCACTTCTCGTCGGATGCGGTCATCGTGATTGATGACACCAACAAGCGCGCCGCACGCGCGGCCGATCAACTAATGGCGCGCCAGGTCCGCGGCTGGGAACTCATTCTGAACCTTCGCACTCCACGTAATCATCATCCGACGTGGTGGAACGGGATCCAGGTCTACCGCTACAGAAGATCCGCGGGGGCCGTGCCGAACGATCTTGGCGGATCAAGCTTCGCGGTGCGCAAATTCATCTACGACGATATTTTTCTGAACCTTAAGCACCGACGCCGCGCGTTGCGCCGCGACCTGAA comes from the Candidatus Binataceae bacterium genome and includes:
- a CDS encoding class I SAM-dependent methyltransferase → MERSRTPSGRELAEVLDNVPGMATENKLKLLNLAVAALEPDEVYVEVGCYKGASLVGAALGNHHHRLFACDNFSQFDGAADSLRATLGRYTPPGQVQFFDMDFRKFMEVAPWQPARIGAYFYDGGHSFADQYDGLRCALPHFSSDAVIVIDDTNKRAARAADQLMARQVRGWELILNLRTPRNHHPTWWNGIQVYRYRRSAGAVPNDLGGSSFAVRKFIYDDIFLNLKHRRRALRRDLKAWLRGR